In Sphingopyxis sp. FD7, a single window of DNA contains:
- a CDS encoding NADPH-dependent F420 reductase, which translates to MPSIGIIGAGNIGRAIATALARKDIAATLANSRGPESLADAVGAIGPAITAGTREDAAAKDIVFVAVNWSKLPQALGGLPAFDGRIVVDTNNPIEAPLFKPFDLGGRASSEVFADMVPGARVVKAFNHLQPHLVSGNPASEGGKRVLFYSGDDAGAKAEIGSLIDRLGFAGIDLGSLAVGGRLVQFPGGPLPALNLVKFG; encoded by the coding sequence ATGCCCAGCATCGGCATCATCGGCGCCGGAAACATCGGTCGCGCCATCGCCACGGCCCTCGCGCGCAAGGATATTGCTGCGACACTCGCCAACAGTCGTGGTCCCGAAAGCCTCGCCGACGCGGTCGGCGCGATCGGTCCCGCGATCACCGCAGGCACGCGCGAGGACGCGGCGGCGAAGGACATCGTCTTTGTCGCGGTGAACTGGTCGAAACTGCCGCAGGCTCTCGGCGGCCTGCCCGCTTTCGATGGTCGCATCGTTGTCGACACGAACAACCCGATCGAGGCGCCGCTGTTCAAGCCGTTCGATCTCGGCGGCCGGGCCTCGTCCGAAGTCTTCGCCGACATGGTGCCCGGCGCGCGCGTGGTGAAGGCGTTCAACCACCTTCAACCGCATCTCGTCTCCGGCAATCCGGCCAGCGAGGGCGGAAAGCGTGTGCTCTTCTACTCGGGGGACGATGCGGGCGCCAAGGCGGAGATTGGTTCGCTGATCGACCGGCTCGGTTTTGCCGGGATCGACCTCGGCTCGCTGGCAGTGGGCGGACGGCTCGTCCAGTTCCCCGGCGGACCGCTTCCGGCCCTCAATCTGGTGAAGTTCGGCTGA
- a CDS encoding 3-oxoacyl-ACP reductase family protein produces the protein MTNTNLNLSGKIALVTGGSRSIGAAIARRLAADGAAVAITYSASPDRAADVVAEIEAAGGKAIAIAADAGDPDAVRAAVTRTAETFGGIDILVNNAGVAVNAPIEDFRFEDYERMLAVNVTGVFVATQEAARRMKAGGRIIHIGSSMTRYAAFPTASVYTLTKGAITGFNRSLARDLGVKGITVNTVHPGPTDTDMNPADGPVAAIVGPGMAIGRYGQPSEIASIVAFLASDEAAFVTGADIVADGGLTA, from the coding sequence ATGACCAACACCAATTTGAACCTTTCGGGCAAGATCGCCCTCGTTACCGGCGGTTCGCGCTCGATCGGCGCCGCCATCGCCCGCCGCCTTGCCGCCGACGGTGCTGCGGTTGCCATCACCTACAGCGCCTCGCCCGATCGCGCCGCCGACGTCGTCGCCGAAATCGAAGCGGCGGGCGGCAAGGCGATCGCCATCGCCGCCGACGCAGGCGACCCGGATGCGGTGCGCGCCGCAGTAACCCGGACCGCCGAAACCTTTGGCGGCATCGACATCCTCGTCAACAATGCCGGGGTCGCGGTGAATGCGCCGATCGAGGATTTCCGTTTCGAGGATTACGAACGGATGCTCGCGGTCAATGTCACCGGCGTCTTCGTCGCGACGCAGGAAGCCGCACGCCGCATGAAGGCGGGCGGCCGCATCATCCACATCGGCTCGTCGATGACGCGCTACGCCGCCTTTCCGACCGCGTCGGTCTATACGCTGACCAAGGGCGCGATCACCGGCTTCAACCGCAGCCTTGCGCGCGACCTGGGGGTCAAGGGCATCACCGTCAACACCGTCCACCCCGGCCCGACCGACACCGACATGAATCCCGCCGATGGTCCCGTCGCCGCGATCGTCGGTCCGGGCATGGCGATCGGCCGCTATGGCCAGCCATCGGAAATCGCCAGCATCGTCGCCTTTCTCGCCAGTGACGAGGCGGCCTTCGTCACCGGCGCCGACATCGTTGCCGACGGCGGCCTCACCGCCTGA
- a CDS encoding LysR family transcriptional regulator yields METLANLESFVRSAELGSFSEAARRLALTPAAVSRNVAMLERNLGVRLFQRSTRKLTLTEAGEAFRLAIAGSLDDIQAAITGIASDSGEPAGVLKVSMAPTFGIMHILPMLPGFITRYPHIRPEWHFENRQVDIVAEGYDAAIGGGFDLSPGIVARTLAPAHIVAVASPAYMSGRVAPTDPAALAAFDGIVMRSLQTGRIRHWTMRDAAGVERAATLSEDIVVNDPAAMREAARLGLGVALLAVPDVLPDLESGALVRLVSRWYADAGAISVYYASRTLLPGKTRAFVDWIAEAFKRDRLAERFAGSLGT; encoded by the coding sequence ATGGAAACGCTCGCCAATCTTGAATCCTTCGTGCGCAGCGCCGAGCTCGGCAGCTTTTCGGAAGCCGCGCGTCGGCTCGCGCTGACCCCCGCAGCGGTCAGCCGCAATGTCGCCATGCTCGAACGCAATCTGGGCGTCCGGCTTTTTCAACGCTCGACGCGCAAATTGACGCTGACCGAGGCAGGAGAGGCTTTCCGGCTCGCGATTGCTGGAAGCCTCGACGATATTCAGGCGGCGATTACCGGGATCGCATCGGACAGCGGCGAGCCCGCCGGGGTGCTGAAGGTCAGCATGGCCCCGACCTTTGGCATTATGCATATCCTGCCGATGTTGCCGGGCTTCATCACGCGCTATCCGCATATCCGCCCCGAATGGCATTTCGAGAACCGGCAGGTCGATATTGTCGCCGAGGGCTATGACGCAGCGATCGGCGGTGGTTTCGACCTGTCGCCCGGGATCGTCGCGCGGACGCTCGCGCCTGCGCACATCGTCGCGGTGGCGTCGCCCGCCTATATGTCCGGCCGCGTGGCGCCCACCGACCCGGCGGCGCTGGCGGCGTTCGACGGCATCGTCATGCGCTCGCTCCAGACCGGCCGGATCAGGCACTGGACGATGCGCGATGCGGCAGGCGTCGAGCGCGCGGCGACGCTAAGCGAAGATATTGTGGTCAACGACCCGGCCGCCATGCGCGAAGCCGCAAGGCTCGGGCTGGGCGTTGCCCTGCTCGCAGTGCCGGACGTGCTGCCGGACCTGGAGAGCGGCGCACTCGTGCGGCTCGTCTCACGCTGGTATGCCGATGCGGGTGCGATCTCGGTCTATTATGCGTCGCGAACGCTGCTGCCGGGGAAGACGCGCGCCTTCGTCGACTGGATCGCCGAGGCGTTCAAGCGCGACAGGCTGGCAGAGCGATTTGCCGGCAGCTTGGGAACATAG
- the pheT gene encoding phenylalanine--tRNA ligase subunit beta produces MKITLDWLREHLDGDFTVEDVVATLNRIGHEVEGVENPADKLAGFRVARVLTAEKHPQADKLQVLTVDTGDGGAPLTVVCGAPNARAGLVGVLGLPGAVVPANGMTLKVAAVRGVESNGMMCSSRELELGDDHDGIIELPEDAPVGTPFADYSGAGDPVIDISITPNRQDCMGVRGIARDLAAAGLGTLKPLDVPTIEGEGAAATEIATRDPEACPAFFGRTIRGVTNGSAPEWMRRRLEAVGQRSISALVDISNYVMFDLGRPSHIYDRAKLSGALVARRAKDGETVTALNGKEYRLTDRMTVIADDREVHDIAGIMGGEHSGCSETTTDVLIEIAYFTPERIALTGQSLGLTSDARSRFERGVDPAFLDDATAIVTGHILSICGGTPSAVTRAGAPPAEVKTVDYDPALSATLGGIAIAPERQQEILTALGFTIIEQGARWQVQVPSWRRDIDGAPDLVEEVTRINGFDAIASVPLPRADGVAKPTATAEQMLERRLRRAAAAAGFHEAVTWSFISEQEAAPFGGGNWSLANPISEELKVMRPSLLPGLLAAAARNQNRGQDSIRLFEIGRRYLADAEHPTLAVLMAGDKNARGWQAGKAAPFDAFDAKAAALALLDAAGAPADRLQVMEPVSEGQIWHPGQSATLRLGPKAVLAEFGALHPALTRAFDVDGPVMAAQIFLGSIPVKRASGPARAAFAPPALQSVRRDFAFLAPTSLTAAELVRAIRGADKAAIVDARLFDRFTGQGVPEGQVSLAVEIELQPAEKSFTDAELKAIADKVVAAAAKVGAVLRG; encoded by the coding sequence ATGAAGATCACTCTCGACTGGCTCCGCGAGCATCTCGACGGCGATTTCACCGTCGAGGATGTCGTCGCCACGCTCAACCGCATCGGTCACGAAGTCGAAGGCGTCGAGAATCCCGCCGACAAGCTCGCGGGCTTCCGCGTCGCCAGGGTGCTGACCGCCGAAAAGCATCCGCAGGCCGACAAGTTGCAGGTGCTGACCGTCGATACGGGCGACGGCGGCGCGCCGCTGACCGTCGTGTGCGGCGCGCCCAACGCGCGCGCGGGGCTGGTCGGGGTGCTCGGCCTTCCCGGCGCGGTGGTGCCCGCGAACGGCATGACGCTGAAGGTCGCCGCGGTGCGCGGGGTCGAATCGAACGGCATGATGTGCTCGTCGCGCGAGCTGGAGCTGGGCGACGACCATGACGGGATCATCGAACTGCCCGAGGATGCGCCCGTGGGCACCCCCTTCGCCGATTACAGCGGCGCGGGCGACCCGGTGATCGACATTTCGATCACCCCCAACCGGCAGGATTGCATGGGCGTGCGCGGGATCGCGCGCGACCTCGCCGCCGCGGGGCTCGGCACGCTGAAGCCGCTCGACGTCCCGACGATCGAGGGGGAAGGCGCCGCGGCGACCGAAATCGCAACGCGCGACCCCGAAGCCTGCCCGGCCTTTTTCGGCCGCACGATCCGCGGCGTCACCAACGGCAGCGCGCCCGAATGGATGCGCCGCCGACTGGAAGCGGTCGGCCAGCGCTCGATCTCGGCGCTCGTCGACATCAGCAATTATGTGATGTTCGACCTCGGCCGCCCGAGCCACATCTATGACCGCGCCAAGCTCAGCGGCGCGCTCGTCGCGCGGCGCGCGAAGGATGGCGAGACCGTCACCGCCTTGAACGGCAAGGAGTATAGGCTCACCGACCGTATGACGGTGATCGCCGACGACCGCGAGGTCCACGACATCGCGGGCATCATGGGCGGCGAACATTCGGGGTGCAGCGAGACGACGACCGACGTGCTGATCGAGATCGCCTATTTCACCCCCGAACGCATCGCGCTGACCGGACAGTCGCTGGGCCTGACCAGCGACGCGCGCAGCCGTTTCGAGCGCGGGGTCGATCCGGCGTTTCTCGACGATGCAACCGCGATCGTCACCGGCCATATCCTGAGCATCTGCGGCGGCACGCCGTCGGCGGTGACGCGCGCGGGCGCGCCGCCCGCCGAGGTCAAGACGGTCGATTATGATCCCGCGCTGTCGGCGACCCTCGGCGGCATCGCGATTGCGCCCGAACGGCAGCAGGAAATCCTGACCGCGCTGGGCTTCACGATCATCGAACAGGGCGCCCGCTGGCAGGTCCAGGTGCCGAGCTGGCGCCGCGACATCGACGGCGCGCCCGACCTGGTCGAGGAAGTGACGCGCATCAACGGCTTCGACGCGATCGCGTCGGTGCCGCTGCCGCGCGCGGACGGGGTCGCGAAACCGACCGCGACCGCCGAGCAGATGCTCGAACGCCGCCTGCGCCGCGCGGCCGCCGCGGCGGGTTTTCACGAGGCCGTGACGTGGAGCTTCATTTCCGAGCAGGAAGCCGCGCCCTTCGGCGGCGGCAACTGGTCGCTCGCCAACCCGATCAGCGAAGAGCTGAAGGTCATGCGCCCCTCGCTGCTGCCCGGCCTGCTCGCCGCGGCGGCGCGCAACCAGAATCGGGGGCAGGACAGCATCCGCCTGTTCGAGATCGGCCGCCGCTATCTGGCCGATGCCGAGCATCCGACGCTCGCCGTGCTGATGGCGGGCGACAAGAACGCGCGCGGCTGGCAGGCGGGCAAGGCCGCGCCCTTCGATGCGTTCGATGCGAAGGCCGCGGCGCTGGCATTGCTCGACGCGGCGGGCGCGCCCGCCGACCGCCTGCAGGTGATGGAGCCGGTGAGCGAAGGCCAGATCTGGCACCCCGGCCAGTCGGCGACGCTGCGCCTCGGCCCCAAGGCGGTGCTCGCCGAGTTCGGCGCGCTCCATCCCGCGCTCACCCGTGCCTTCGACGTCGATGGCCCGGTGATGGCGGCGCAGATATTCCTGGGTTCGATCCCCGTGAAGCGCGCGAGCGGCCCCGCGCGCGCGGCGTTCGCACCCCCGGCGTTGCAATCGGTGCGCCGCGACTTCGCCTTCCTCGCCCCGACGAGCCTGACCGCCGCCGAACTGGTCCGCGCGATCCGCGGCGCCGACAAGGCGGCGATCGTCGATGCCCGCCTGTTCGACCGCTTCACCGGCCAGGGCGTGCCCGAAGGTCAGGTGAGCCTGGCGGTCGAGATCGAACTGCAACCGGCCGAGAAAAGCTTCACCGATGCCGAGTTGAAGGCGATCGCCGACAAGGTAGTCGCCGCGGCGGCGAAGGTTGGGGCGGTGCTGCGGGGGTGA
- the pheS gene encoding phenylalanine--tRNA ligase subunit alpha codes for MSEIEAIEAQILRDIENASDASAIEAVRIAALGKAGSITALLKTLGGMTPDERQAKGPVIHALRESVTAAIAARKATVDAAELEARLAAEAVDMTLPADAAPRGSVHPVSQVMDELAEVFADMGFAVATGPEIEDDWHNFTALNIPETHPARAMHDTFYFPDKDAEGRAMLLRTHTSPVQIRTMMSEEPPIRIIAPGRVYRSDSDATHTPMFHQIEGLVIDRGIHMGHLKWTLETFLKAYFERDDIVLRLRPSYFPFTEPSAEVDVGYKQEKGRRIVGGHGDDDGHAWMELLGSGMVNRRVIANCGLDPDEWQGFAFGVGVDRLAMLKYGMDDLRAFFDGDLRWLSHYGFGALSVPTLSGGISA; via the coding sequence ATGAGCGAAATCGAAGCCATCGAGGCGCAGATCCTGCGCGACATCGAGAACGCAAGCGACGCGAGCGCAATCGAGGCGGTGCGTATAGCGGCGCTCGGCAAGGCAGGCAGCATCACCGCGCTTTTGAAGACGCTCGGCGGCATGACCCCCGACGAGCGGCAGGCGAAGGGCCCGGTCATCCACGCGCTGCGCGAAAGCGTGACCGCCGCGATCGCGGCGCGCAAGGCGACGGTCGACGCCGCGGAGCTGGAGGCACGGCTGGCCGCCGAAGCGGTCGACATGACGCTGCCCGCCGACGCGGCCCCGCGCGGCAGCGTTCATCCCGTCTCGCAAGTGATGGACGAGTTGGCGGAAGTCTTTGCGGACATGGGATTCGCGGTGGCGACGGGGCCGGAGATCGAAGACGACTGGCACAATTTCACCGCGCTCAACATTCCCGAGACGCACCCCGCGCGCGCGATGCACGACACTTTCTATTTCCCCGACAAGGATGCCGAGGGTCGCGCGATGCTGCTGCGTACACATACGTCGCCGGTGCAGATCCGCACGATGATGAGCGAGGAGCCGCCGATCCGCATCATCGCCCCCGGCCGCGTCTATCGCAGCGACAGCGACGCAACGCACACGCCGATGTTCCATCAGATCGAAGGCCTCGTCATCGACCGCGGCATCCATATGGGGCATCTCAAATGGACGCTCGAGACCTTCCTCAAGGCCTATTTCGAGCGCGACGACATCGTGCTGCGGCTGCGCCCCTCCTATTTCCCCTTCACCGAACCCTCGGCCGAGGTCGATGTCGGCTATAAGCAAGAGAAAGGCCGCCGGATCGTCGGCGGCCATGGCGACGATGATGGCCATGCGTGGATGGAACTGCTCGGCAGCGGCATGGTCAACCGCCGCGTCATCGCCAATTGCGGGCTCGACCCCGACGAGTGGCAGGGCTTTGCCTTCGGGGTGGGGGTCGACCGGCTGGCGATGCTGAAATATGGAATGGACGATTTGCGCGCCTTTTTTGACGGCGATCTCCGCTGGCTCAGTCATTACGGATTCGGCGCGCTGAGCGTCCCAACGCTGAGCGGGGGGATTTCGGCATGA
- a CDS encoding helix-turn-helix domain-containing protein: MAPRDASAPLAAVARVTTRFFPPSRALSPYLSAIYLTEVVLNGAPRIEDFLHPEWANMRFIQGDAPRVAIGGQPVADAPSFVVTGPTSRATYFLAGDMRVWGVGILPAGWAKLAPLTAHALADAYCDGRAHTAFANFAPLAEALAHINDIEAAAALIDAHFCALLASAPSDDPTIVAAHRALIDDEVTSVADLSARLNLSERSVERLSLRAFGFAPKLLLRRQRFLRSLGRFMLDPSMAWIETMDHHYYDQAQFTRDFHRFMGMSPRAYAARPKPILGAAAFARAAAAGAPVQGLHKPPE, from the coding sequence ATGGCGCCGCGCGACGCATCCGCACCCCTTGCCGCCGTCGCGCGGGTCACGACACGGTTCTTCCCGCCATCGCGCGCGCTGTCGCCCTATCTCAGCGCCATCTATCTGACCGAAGTTGTGTTGAACGGCGCCCCGCGGATCGAGGATTTTCTCCATCCCGAATGGGCCAATATGCGCTTTATTCAAGGCGACGCGCCGCGGGTCGCGATCGGCGGGCAGCCGGTGGCCGACGCGCCATCCTTCGTCGTAACCGGGCCGACCAGCCGCGCAACCTATTTCCTGGCGGGCGACATGCGCGTGTGGGGCGTCGGTATCCTGCCCGCGGGCTGGGCGAAGCTGGCGCCGCTCACGGCCCATGCGCTTGCCGACGCCTATTGCGATGGCCGGGCGCACACGGCCTTTGCCAACTTTGCGCCGCTCGCCGAGGCACTGGCGCACATCAATGATATCGAGGCGGCGGCCGCGCTGATCGACGCGCATTTCTGCGCGCTGCTGGCGTCGGCCCCATCCGACGATCCCACCATTGTCGCCGCGCATCGCGCGCTGATCGACGACGAGGTGACGAGCGTCGCCGACCTGTCGGCGCGGCTCAATCTGTCCGAACGGTCAGTCGAGCGGCTGAGCCTGCGCGCCTTCGGCTTCGCACCCAAATTGCTGCTCCGCCGTCAGCGCTTCCTGCGCTCGCTCGGACGCTTCATGCTCGACCCGTCGATGGCGTGGATCGAAACGATGGATCACCATTATTACGATCAGGCGCAGTTTACCCGCGACTTTCATCGATTCATGGGCATGAGTCCGCGCGCCTATGCCGCGCGGCCCAAACCGATCCTGGGCGCCGCCGCTTTCGCGCGCGCCGCGGCGGCAGGAGCGCCGGTGCAGGGGCTGCACAAGCCGCCGGAATAG
- a CDS encoding error-prone DNA polymerase encodes MSEALGTPFAELVAATNYSFLRGASHPHEMVAEAIRLGMAGIGIADRNSVAGVVRAWAFLKEQQVKNPAMVEGFRLVVGARLVFADGTPDIIAYPVSRHGWGRLTRLLSVGNLRAEKGDCILELGDLLAHCDELLLIAMAGDAALLRTLKAARPKSLWLAATMPRSGADARRLARLQRLSAATGVPLLATSDALYATAAQRPLHDIITCIREGTTVHKAGRLLAANGERHLKSPAEMRRLFGQHPKAVAASTGLLARIGFRLDDLRYEYPHEPVPPGWKPFNYLHHLVKRAAEERYGVPLNPKVRKLIGNELRLIRRRNYVYYFLTVYDLVRFARAQEPPILCQGRGSAANSIVCFLLGVTSVDPMKHDLLFSRFVSAERDEPPDIDVDFEHERREEVIQYIYDRYGRDRAAIAATIIHYRPRSTIREVGKALGFSEDVTARLADTSWGSWGDEVPVERLVEAGLNPHNGEIERLHRFVGELLKAPRHLSQHVGGFVLTQGRLDELVPIHNAAMADRTFIEWDKDDIDALGLMKVDVLALGMLTCIRKCFDLMRAHGLGDHTLEVDIDCDDPHVYEMLQRGDSIGVFQVESRAQINMLPRLRPKEFYDLVVQVAIVRPGPIEGDMVHPYLRRRNGEEPVEFPAPAPPHPPGELHAVLGKTYGVPLFQEQAMKLAMVAADFSPEEANGLRRAMATFRNVGTIDNFRDKMIGGMVARGYKQDFAERCFKQIEGFGSYGFPESHAQSFARLVYVSSWIKHYHPAIFACGLLNSQPMGFYAPAQLVRDAQEHGVEVRAVDVNASHWDNSLERRADGSLALRLGFRQVDGFHEEWVAQIVAARTAPFASVEELARRANLPPRALRLLADADACRSMGQGRRPALWDARRVRQGVLPLFGAAEANELGHEEDAALPPTPLVEHVLTDYQTTRLSLKGHPMAFLRRDLEREGVLSTTEVAAAKNGAIVRTAGIVLIRQRPGKGNAIFITLEDEGGIVNVLLWARHFERYRRAVMASRLMLAEGEVQRSKEGVIHLMATRIVDRTAMLDMLGTNRVFDPDLARADEVKHPQYPRGRTPRHGHPRDVRILPRSRDFH; translated from the coding sequence ATGAGCGAGGCACTCGGAACGCCCTTCGCCGAACTGGTCGCCGCGACCAACTACAGCTTCTTGCGCGGCGCTTCGCACCCGCATGAGATGGTCGCCGAGGCGATCAGGCTCGGCATGGCCGGCATCGGCATCGCCGACCGCAACAGCGTCGCCGGGGTGGTGCGCGCATGGGCCTTTCTGAAAGAGCAGCAGGTCAAGAATCCCGCGATGGTGGAGGGGTTCCGGCTGGTCGTCGGCGCACGGCTCGTCTTCGCCGACGGCACCCCCGACATTATCGCCTATCCGGTCAGCCGCCACGGCTGGGGACGGCTCACCCGGCTGCTCTCGGTCGGCAATCTGCGCGCCGAAAAGGGCGACTGCATCCTCGAACTGGGCGATCTGCTCGCGCATTGCGACGAGCTGTTGCTGATCGCGATGGCGGGCGACGCGGCGCTGCTCCGCACGCTCAAGGCCGCGCGGCCCAAATCACTGTGGCTGGCGGCCACCATGCCGCGGTCGGGCGCCGATGCGCGGCGGCTCGCCCGACTCCAGCGCCTGTCGGCGGCGACCGGCGTGCCGCTGCTCGCAACCAGTGACGCGCTTTATGCGACCGCCGCACAGCGCCCGCTCCACGACATCATCACCTGCATCCGCGAAGGAACGACGGTTCACAAGGCGGGCAGGCTGCTCGCCGCCAATGGCGAACGCCACTTGAAGTCACCCGCCGAAATGCGCCGACTTTTCGGGCAACATCCAAAGGCGGTCGCAGCGAGCACCGGCCTGCTCGCGCGCATCGGCTTCAGGCTCGACGATCTGCGTTACGAATATCCGCACGAGCCGGTGCCGCCGGGGTGGAAACCCTTCAACTATCTGCACCATCTGGTGAAGCGCGCGGCGGAGGAACGCTATGGCGTTCCGCTGAACCCCAAGGTCCGCAAGCTGATCGGCAACGAGCTCCGCCTGATCCGGCGGCGGAACTATGTCTATTATTTCCTCACCGTTTACGACCTCGTCCGCTTCGCGCGCGCGCAGGAGCCGCCGATCCTGTGCCAGGGGCGCGGGTCGGCGGCCAATTCGATCGTCTGCTTCCTGCTCGGCGTGACGTCGGTCGACCCGATGAAGCACGACCTCCTCTTCTCGCGCTTCGTCTCGGCCGAACGCGACGAGCCGCCCGACATCGACGTCGATTTCGAGCATGAGCGGCGCGAGGAAGTGATCCAGTATATCTATGATCGCTATGGCCGCGACCGCGCCGCGATCGCCGCGACCATCATCCATTACCGTCCGCGCAGCACGATCCGCGAGGTCGGCAAGGCGCTGGGGTTCAGCGAGGACGTCACTGCGCGGCTCGCCGACACGAGCTGGGGAAGCTGGGGCGACGAGGTGCCCGTCGAGCGGCTCGTCGAAGCCGGGCTCAACCCGCATAATGGCGAGATCGAAAGGCTGCATCGCTTCGTCGGCGAATTATTGAAGGCGCCGCGCCATTTGTCGCAGCATGTCGGCGGCTTCGTGCTGACGCAGGGGCGGCTCGACGAGCTGGTGCCGATCCACAATGCCGCGATGGCGGACCGCACCTTCATCGAGTGGGACAAGGACGATATCGACGCATTGGGGCTGATGAAGGTCGATGTGCTCGCGCTCGGCATGCTGACCTGCATCCGCAAATGCTTCGACCTGATGCGCGCGCACGGGCTGGGCGATCATACGCTGGAGGTCGACATCGATTGCGACGATCCGCACGTCTATGAAATGCTCCAGCGCGGCGACAGCATCGGCGTGTTCCAGGTCGAAAGCCGCGCGCAGATCAACATGCTGCCGCGCCTCAGGCCCAAGGAGTTTTACGATCTGGTCGTGCAGGTCGCGATCGTGCGCCCGGGGCCGATCGAGGGCGACATGGTCCACCCCTATCTGCGGCGCCGTAACGGGGAGGAGCCGGTCGAGTTTCCCGCGCCCGCCCCGCCGCATCCGCCGGGCGAATTGCATGCCGTTCTGGGCAAGACCTATGGCGTCCCGCTGTTTCAGGAACAGGCGATGAAGCTCGCGATGGTCGCGGCGGATTTCTCGCCCGAAGAAGCCAACGGCCTGCGCCGCGCGATGGCGACCTTTCGCAACGTCGGCACGATCGACAATTTCCGCGACAAGATGATCGGCGGCATGGTCGCGCGCGGCTACAAGCAGGATTTCGCCGAGCGTTGCTTCAAGCAGATCGAGGGGTTCGGCAGTTACGGCTTTCCCGAAAGCCACGCCCAGTCCTTCGCGCGGCTCGTCTATGTGTCGTCATGGATCAAGCATTATCATCCCGCCATTTTCGCTTGCGGCCTGCTCAATTCACAACCGATGGGATTCTACGCCCCCGCGCAGCTCGTGCGCGATGCGCAGGAACATGGGGTCGAGGTGCGCGCGGTCGACGTCAACGCCAGCCACTGGGACAACAGCCTGGAGCGGCGCGCGGACGGCAGCCTCGCGCTGCGGCTCGGTTTCCGGCAGGTTGACGGGTTTCACGAAGAATGGGTGGCGCAGATCGTCGCGGCGCGCACCGCGCCCTTCGCCTCGGTCGAGGAACTCGCGCGCCGCGCGAACCTGCCGCCTCGCGCGCTGCGCCTGCTCGCCGACGCCGATGCGTGCCGCTCGATGGGGCAGGGTCGGCGCCCGGCGCTGTGGGACGCGCGGCGCGTGCGGCAGGGGGTGTTGCCGCTGTTCGGTGCGGCCGAAGCGAACGAGCTGGGGCATGAGGAGGATGCCGCGCTGCCGCCGACGCCGCTGGTCGAACATGTGCTCACCGATTACCAGACGACGCGCCTGTCGCTGAAAGGGCATCCGATGGCTTTCCTGCGCCGCGATCTCGAGCGCGAAGGCGTGCTGAGCACCACCGAGGTCGCGGCGGCGAAGAATGGCGCGATCGTCCGCACCGCGGGGATCGTGCTGATCCGCCAGCGGCCGGGCAAGGGCAATGCGATCTTCATCACGCTCGAGGACGAGGGCGGCATCGTCAATGTGCTGCTGTGGGCGCGGCATTTCGAACGCTATCGCCGCGCCGTCATGGCGTCGCGGCTGATGCTCGCCGAAGGCGAGGTGCAGCGGAGCAAGGAAGGGGTGATCCACCTGATGGCGACGCGCATCGTCGACCGCACGGCGATGCTCGATATGCTGGGCACGAACCGCGTCTTCGACCCCGATCTCGCGCGCGCCGACGAGGTCAAACATCCGCAATATCCGCGCGGTCGGACGCCGCGCCACGGCCATCCGCGCGATGTTCGCATCCTGCCCAGATCGCGCGATTTCCATTAG